A region of Haloplanus sp. XH21 DNA encodes the following proteins:
- a CDS encoding PAS domain S-box protein has translation MSPPPGSHHILHVAPDPESVAVALERADDRFEVSTATTAADGLERLAETGVDCIVSAYALPHRDGLAFLSAVRETHPDLPFILFTDAGGEAVASKAISAGVTDYLRHESVDEGLSTLARRVETAVEEWRDIQASERTRARLEAITTNSTDAIIAIDAESTIRFANPAVEESFGYDPESLVGEPLTTLMPARYRDDHLAAVDRYLATGERTLDWNAAELPVRHEEGHELTTSVSVSEFEWNGERRFVGVLRDITDRKRSEQRLRKQQAFNEIVLDSVLECYWVLDTEGYVTDWSDTDGSVTGYRPQEAIGMHATEFFPDDEQEYIAEKIQELLETGTVTAEAEFRTKDGSLVPYRFDATVITDEEGRVERLCGFGQDISEQVEQKRRLRKERDFVEQLTQMLPDIFYLVGQDGTLRRWNDRFSAVIGRPGDEIDAMHVIEFFAEGDRPRVQAAIDEALTTGQAVVEADLVTADGTHIPYEFTAGRLHGEDIDMDGLVGIGRDISERKAYAEELEHQNQRLDRFASVISHDLRNPLNVAEGRLELARRNCDCDHLEDVAHAHERMDALIEDLLALAREGTTVTDPEPVALETVLDQCWDTVETANASLVVDTDRTIQADIGRLKQLFENLFRNSVEHASTSSRMESDDSVEHGGADVTVTVGDLDDGFYVEDDGPGIPEGERTDVFEAGYSTSERGTGFGLSIVEQIVEAHGWSVRIVESDEGGARFEIRGVEFVEG, from the coding sequence ATGAGCCCGCCACCCGGTAGCCACCACATCCTCCACGTCGCTCCCGATCCCGAATCGGTTGCGGTCGCCCTCGAACGCGCTGACGACCGCTTCGAGGTCTCGACGGCGACCACCGCCGCCGACGGGCTCGAGCGACTCGCCGAGACCGGTGTCGACTGCATCGTCTCGGCGTACGCGTTGCCCCACCGGGACGGCCTCGCGTTTCTCTCCGCCGTCCGCGAGACCCATCCGGACCTCCCCTTTATCCTCTTCACCGACGCGGGGGGCGAAGCGGTCGCGAGCAAAGCCATCTCGGCGGGCGTCACCGATTATCTCCGGCACGAGAGCGTCGACGAGGGGCTCTCGACGCTCGCCCGCCGGGTGGAAACCGCCGTCGAGGAGTGGCGGGACATTCAGGCATCCGAACGCACCCGTGCGCGCCTCGAAGCGATCACGACCAACTCGACGGACGCGATCATCGCCATCGACGCCGAGAGCACGATCCGGTTTGCGAACCCCGCCGTCGAGGAGTCGTTCGGCTACGATCCCGAGTCGCTCGTCGGTGAACCCCTGACCACGCTGATGCCCGCCCGCTATCGCGACGACCATCTCGCCGCCGTCGACCGGTATCTCGCGACGGGGGAACGAACGCTCGACTGGAACGCGGCGGAACTGCCGGTGCGCCACGAGGAGGGACACGAACTCACGACCTCGGTCTCCGTCAGCGAGTTCGAATGGAACGGCGAGCGGCGATTCGTCGGCGTGCTTCGCGATATCACGGACCGGAAGCGGAGCGAGCAACGACTCCGCAAGCAGCAAGCGTTCAACGAAATCGTCCTCGACAGCGTGCTGGAGTGTTACTGGGTGCTCGACACCGAGGGCTACGTCACCGACTGGAGCGACACGGATGGCTCCGTGACGGGGTATCGTCCCCAGGAAGCGATCGGGATGCACGCGACCGAGTTCTTCCCCGACGACGAACAGGAGTACATCGCCGAGAAGATCCAGGAACTCCTAGAGACCGGCACCGTCACTGCGGAGGCCGAGTTCCGCACGAAGGACGGGAGCCTCGTCCCGTATCGGTTCGATGCGACCGTCATCACCGACGAGGAGGGGCGCGTCGAACGACTGTGTGGCTTCGGCCAGGATATCTCCGAACAGGTCGAACAGAAGCGACGACTCCGAAAGGAGCGTGATTTCGTCGAGCAACTGACTCAGATGCTCCCCGATATCTTCTATCTCGTCGGCCAGGATGGGACTCTCCGCCGGTGGAACGACCGGTTTTCCGCGGTCATCGGTCGCCCGGGCGACGAAATCGACGCGATGCACGTGATCGAGTTCTTCGCCGAGGGGGATCGACCGCGGGTACAGGCCGCGATCGACGAGGCCCTGACGACCGGGCAGGCGGTCGTCGAGGCCGACCTCGTCACGGCCGACGGGACCCACATCCCCTACGAGTTCACGGCCGGTCGGCTGCATGGCGAGGACATCGATATGGACGGGCTCGTCGGTATCGGTCGTGACATCTCCGAGCGGAAGGCCTACGCGGAGGAACTGGAACACCAGAATCAGCGCCTCGATCGGTTCGCCAGCGTCATCTCACACGATCTCCGGAACCCGTTAAACGTCGCTGAAGGCCGACTGGAACTCGCCCGCCGCAACTGTGACTGTGACCACCTGGAGGACGTCGCCCACGCACACGAGCGGATGGACGCCCTCATCGAGGACCTCCTCGCACTCGCTCGGGAGGGGACTACAGTGACCGACCCCGAACCGGTCGCCCTCGAGACAGTACTCGACCAGTGCTGGGACACCGTCGAGACGGCGAACGCCTCGCTCGTCGTCGACACCGATCGCACGATTCAGGCCGACATCGGCCGGTTGAAGCAACTGTTCGAGAACCTGTTTCGGAACAGTGTGGAACATGCTTCCACGAGCAGTCGGATGGAATCCGACGACAGTGTCGAGCACGGCGGCGCGGATGTCACGGTCACCGTGGGCGACCTGGACGACGGCTTCTACGTCGAAGACGACGGGCCAGGGATTCCCGAGGGCGAACGCACCGATGTCTTCGAGGCCGGCTACTCGACATCGGAGCGGGGAACCGGCTTCGGGTTGAGCATCGTCGAGCAGATCGTCGAGGCCCACGGATGGTCCGTGCGGATTGTCGAGAGTGATGAGGGCGGCGCGCGATTCGAGATCAGGGGTGTGGAGTTCGTGGAGGGGTAG